Proteins encoded in a region of the Gammaproteobacteria bacterium genome:
- the miaB gene encoding tRNA (N6-isopentenyl adenosine(37)-C2)-methylthiotransferase MiaB: protein MDKLYIKTFGCQMNEYDSAKIADLLEESHGLTRTLVAEEADVLLLNTCSIREKAQEKVFSQLGQWREWKDARPQLVIGVGGCVASQEGEALRERAPCVDLIFGPQTLHRLPAMLRQLESEQRAVVDVSFPEIEKFDALPAPRADGPTAFVSIMEGCSKYCTFCVVPYTRGEEVSRPFDDILAEVVVLAEQGVREVTLLGQNVNAYRGAMHDGGIADLALLIHYIAAIDGIGRIRYTTSHPLEMSDSLIQAYREVPKLVSHLHLPVQSGSDRILALMKRKHTALEYKAIIRRLREARPDLSLSSDFIVGFPGETGADFEATMALIEELHFDQSFSFVYSARPGTPAAALPDDVGLEEKKARLARLQARINTFAAGYSEAMVGTVQRVLVDRPARKDASEMSGRTENNRVVNFAADPACLGRFVDVRITAALPNSLRGEYLALAEDTGNTGTDRAVNWA, encoded by the coding sequence ATGGACAAGCTTTACATCAAGACCTTCGGCTGCCAGATGAACGAGTACGACTCGGCCAAGATCGCCGACCTGCTCGAGGAGTCGCACGGTCTGACCCGGACGCTGGTCGCCGAAGAGGCCGATGTGCTGCTGCTCAACACCTGTTCCATCCGCGAGAAGGCGCAGGAGAAGGTCTTCTCTCAGCTCGGCCAGTGGCGGGAGTGGAAGGACGCCCGGCCGCAGCTGGTGATCGGTGTCGGTGGCTGTGTCGCCAGCCAGGAAGGTGAGGCGTTGCGCGAACGCGCGCCCTGCGTCGATCTGATCTTCGGTCCGCAGACCCTGCACCGCCTGCCCGCTATGCTCCGGCAACTGGAAAGCGAACAGCGTGCCGTGGTCGATGTGTCCTTCCCCGAAATCGAGAAGTTCGACGCGTTGCCGGCACCGCGTGCCGATGGCCCGACGGCGTTCGTGTCCATCATGGAAGGCTGCAGCAAGTACTGCACCTTCTGCGTGGTGCCCTACACCCGCGGCGAAGAAGTCAGCCGACCGTTCGACGACATCCTCGCCGAGGTGGTGGTGCTGGCCGAACAGGGTGTGCGCGAGGTCACGCTGCTGGGTCAGAACGTCAATGCCTACCGCGGCGCCATGCACGACGGCGGCATTGCCGATCTCGCACTGCTCATCCATTACATCGCCGCCATCGACGGCATCGGCCGTATCCGTTACACCACCTCGCACCCGCTGGAGATGAGCGACAGCCTGATCCAGGCCTACCGCGAGGTGCCGAAGCTGGTGAGTCATCTGCACCTGCCGGTGCAGAGCGGCTCGGACCGTATCCTGGCACTGATGAAGCGCAAGCACACCGCACTGGAGTACAAGGCAATCATTCGCCGGCTGCGCGAGGCGCGCCCCGATCTGAGCCTGTCCTCGGATTTCATCGTCGGCTTTCCCGGTGAAACCGGAGCCGACTTCGAGGCGACCATGGCGTTGATCGAGGAGCTGCACTTCGATCAGTCCTTCAGTTTCGTCTACAGCGCGCGCCCCGGCACGCCGGCCGCCGCACTGCCCGACGACGTGGGCCTCGAGGAGAAGAAGGCACGGCTCGCCCGTCTGCAGGCACGCATCAACACATTCGCTGCCGGCTACAGCGAGGCCATGGTGGGTACGGTGCAGCGTGTGCTGGTCGACCGGCCCGCGCGCAAGGACGCCAGCGAGATGTCCGGCCGCACCGAGAACAACCGGGTGGTGAACTTCGCCGCCGATCCCGCGTGTCTCGGCCGGTTCGTCGATGTACGTATCACCGCGGCCCTGCCCAATTCCCTGCGCGGCGAATACCTCGCACTGGCCGAAGATACCGGCAACACCGGTACC